Proteins found in one Triticum urartu cultivar G1812 chromosome 4, Tu2.1, whole genome shotgun sequence genomic segment:
- the LOC125553504 gene encoding eukaryotic translation initiation factor 3 subunit G: MAAAKIRWGELDEDDDGGDLDFLLPPPVVVGPDANGLKKTIHYRFDDDGNKVKVTTTTRVVKLARTRISKAAVERRSWAKFGDAATGDDASARLTVVSTEEIFLERPRAPGSKADEPSASSDELATANKGTALMVCRSCGKKGDHWTAKCPYKDLVDTLDRPPTSDGPAALNDPAKSSYVPPRLRKDAVYQDGGHDMRRRNDENSVRVTNLSEDTREPDLLELFRAFGPVSRVYVALDQRTGSSRGFGFVNFVQREDAEKAISKLNGYGYDNLILHVEWATPRPSN; encoded by the exons atggcggcggcgaagaTCCGGTGGGGCGAGCTCGACGaggacgacgacggcggcgaccTCGACTTCCTGCTCCCGCCGCCGGTCGTCGTCGGGCCCGACGCCAACGGCCTCAAGAAGACGATCCACTACCGCTTCGACGACGACGGCAACAAGGTCAAGGTCACCACCACCACCCGCGTCGTCAAGCTCGCCCGCACGCGCATCTCCAAGGCGGCCGTCGAGCGCCGCTCCTGGGCCAAGTTCGGCGACGCCGCCACCGGCGACGACGCCTCCGCGCGCCTCACCGTCGTCTCCACCGAGGAGATCTTCCTCGAGCGCCCACGCGCCCCAG GGAGCAAGGCTGATGAACCAAGTGCTTCCAGTGATGAACTGGCGACGGCAAACAAAGGTACCGCTCTCATGGTCTGCAGATCCTGTGGCAAGAAGGGTGACCACTGGACCGCAAAGTGCCCCTACAAGGATCTCGTCGATACTCTGGACAGGCCTCCTACTTCTGACGGACCTGCGGCACTGAATGATCCTGCCAAGAGCTCGTATGTTCCTCCGAGGCTAAGGAAGGATGCTGTTTATCAAGATGGTGGGCACGACATGAGGCGCAGGAACGATGAGAACTCTGTCCGCGTTACCAATTTATCCGAGGACACCCGTGAGCCTGACCTCCTCGAGCTGTTCCGTGCGTTTGGCCCTGTTAGCCGAGTCTATGTTGCGCTGGATCAGAGGACTGGATCAAGCAGGGGCTTTGGCTTCGTCAACTTTGTCCAGAGGGAGGATGCTGAGAAGGCCATCAGCAAGCTCAATGGCTATGGTTATGATAACCTCATCCTCCATGTTGAGTGGGCAACACCTAGGCCTAGTAATTAG